The bacterium genome includes a region encoding these proteins:
- a CDS encoding M14 family murein peptide amidase A, which yields MIKPVKKIFTEKNNPIELFLAEKKCCQKGQTILIIGVFHGDEPEGEFLIHKLIDEIKKNPELIENNTILFIPCLNPDGKDLKTRTNTNGVDLNRNFPTTNWELSEKKDCYYSGNSPASEIETKFLIQVIDEYKPDRILTLHTPYKVVNYDGCAKELAEEISKLNGYPVEENIGYPTPGSFGTYCGIERNIPTITLELPENESPEKLWDDNKKAFYFFVKGDFN from the coding sequence ATGATTAAGCCCGTCAAAAAAATATTTACAGAAAAAAATAACCCGATAGAGCTTTTTCTTGCCGAAAAAAAATGTTGTCAAAAAGGACAAACTATTCTCATAATCGGTGTTTTTCATGGAGATGAACCCGAAGGTGAATTTTTGATTCATAAATTAATTGACGAAATCAAAAAAAATCCTGAATTAATAGAAAATAATACGATTCTGTTTATTCCCTGCTTAAATCCCGATGGAAAAGACTTGAAAACAAGAACAAATACAAACGGAGTCGACTTAAACAGGAATTTCCCCACCACAAACTGGGAATTATCAGAAAAAAAAGATTGTTATTACTCCGGTAATTCTCCCGCAAGCGAAATAGAAACAAAATTTTTGATTCAAGTAATTGATGAATATAAACCTGACAGGATTTTAACGCTTCATACGCCTTATAAAGTTGTAAATTATGACGGTTGTGCAAAAGAACTTGCGGAAGAAATATCAAAACTTAACGGGTATCCTGTAGAAGAAAATATAGGTTACCCAACACCCGGTTCTTTCGGGACTTATTGCGGAATCGAGAGAAACATTCCCACAATAACGCTTGAATTGCCGGAAAACGAGTCCCCTGAAAAATTGTGGGATGATAACAAAAAAGCTTTTTATTTTTTTGTAAAAGGTGATTTTAATTAG
- a CDS encoding transglutaminase family protein, with amino-acid sequence MKAKVQHLSLYNYSSPVFLESQEIRLCPRNDYNLKVINFSYKIDPEPSSSSIIIDSEGNSLIKAWFNQKTDFFRVETLWEAENTNQNEYNFIIHFDNTELPVRYSSMNEKPLKVYRIIETPDLSVKTFSDSLANKTQNDILTFLIELTGEIYNTFTYEKREKGEPYSPEFTLKTKTGSCRDLAVLFMECCRYQGFASRFVSGYRIDKDSIENTDLHAWCEVFIEGAGWKGFDPSMGLAVTNEYFTLSSSYSSFITLPIIGSYRSNYSFSELKTLINAEIL; translated from the coding sequence ATGAAAGCAAAAGTACAACATTTAAGTTTATATAACTACAGTTCTCCTGTTTTTCTGGAATCACAGGAAATTAGACTATGCCCGAGGAATGATTATAATTTAAAAGTAATAAACTTTTCCTACAAAATTGACCCTGAGCCAAGTTCTTCAAGCATTATTATTGATAGCGAAGGAAATTCATTAATAAAAGCGTGGTTTAATCAAAAAACAGATTTTTTCAGAGTAGAAACTCTATGGGAAGCAGAAAACACAAATCAAAACGAATATAATTTTATAATTCATTTTGATAATACTGAACTGCCGGTCAGGTATAGTTCAATGAACGAAAAGCCTCTCAAAGTTTATCGAATAATTGAAACTCCCGATTTATCAGTTAAAACTTTTTCGGATTCTCTGGCAAACAAAACTCAAAATGATATTCTTACTTTCCTTATAGAGCTTACCGGTGAAATTTATAATACATTTACTTATGAAAAGAGGGAAAAAGGTGAGCCTTATTCTCCAGAATTTACTTTAAAAACCAAAACCGGCTCATGTAGAGATTTAGCGGTATTATTTATGGAATGTTGCAGATATCAAGGTTTTGCCTCAAGATTTGTAAGCGGATACAGAATTGATAAAGATTCAATAGAAAATACTGACTTGCACGCATGGTGCGAGGTCTTTATCGAAGGTGCAGGTTGGAAAGGGTTTGATCCTTCTATGGGGTTGGCTGTAACTAACGAATATTTTACGTTATCTTCTTCTTATTCTTCATTTATTACATTACCTATAATAGGCTCTTATCGCTCTAACTATTCATTTTCTGAGTTAAAAACATTAATAAATGCGGAAATATTATGA
- a CDS encoding peptidase, giving the protein MTFCLGIKIKDGIIGISDTRITSGRECTNSRKVTVFKKRNHSMFIMTSGLRSLRDKALAYFEEAIEEDDESFDKLYKAINAFSRQIRRVCEEDKEYLVESGMHFDIHCIVGGQLQKDEEHKLFLLYPQGNWVEIKEGSPYQIIGATGYGKPVLDRTLKYNDDLFHALKVGILAFDSTRISTNDVDFPIDVTICLKDKFDIREFRVFKEDLQKISSWWQEKLRQSVNEIPTEELQRIISQLKQ; this is encoded by the coding sequence ATGACATTTTGCCTTGGGATTAAAATTAAAGACGGAATTATCGGAATTTCGGACACCCGAATAACTTCGGGAAGAGAATGTACAAATTCGCGAAAAGTAACGGTTTTTAAAAAAAGAAACCATTCGATGTTTATAATGACTTCAGGTCTAAGATCTCTTAGAGATAAGGCTCTGGCGTATTTTGAAGAAGCTATTGAAGAAGATGACGAGTCTTTTGACAAGCTTTATAAAGCTATAAATGCTTTTAGCCGACAAATAAGAAGGGTTTGCGAAGAAGATAAAGAATATCTTGTTGAAAGCGGAATGCATTTTGATATACATTGTATTGTAGGAGGACAACTCCAAAAAGATGAAGAACACAAGCTATTTCTCTTATATCCGCAGGGAAATTGGGTTGAAATAAAAGAAGGTTCTCCTTATCAAATTATAGGTGCGACAGGCTACGGAAAACCTGTTCTTGATAGAACTTTAAAATATAATGACGACCTTTTTCATGCTTTAAAAGTCGGAATTCTTGCTTTTGACTCTACAAGAATAAGTACAAATGATGTTGATTTCCCTATAGATGTGACAATTTGTCTTAAAGATAAGTTTGATATAAGGGAATTCAGGGTTTTTAAAGAAGATTTGCAAAAAATATCATCATGGTGGCAAGAAAAACTGAGACAATCAGTGAATGAAATCCCTACAGAAGAACTTCAACGGATTATATCCCAGCTAAAACAATAA
- a CDS encoding alpha-E domain-containing protein, which translates to MLSRVADSIYWMNRYIERAENIARIIDANLHFFLDSKIPDAEQWEPLICITGDQNYFFEKYGKVTRENVIYFLTFDKEYDNSIISCLRCARENAKSIREIISLEMWEQINKFYIMLSELSESEITLDFLHEFFEKVKNNCHLFNGISDSTMSRNEGWHFARLGKMLERADKTSRIIDIKYFHILPSVKFVGSTYDILQWSAILKSASGLEMFKKKYKLIKPDKIIEFLITDDEFPRSIKYCISKANESIHSISGTTNNSFSNKPEQSLGMLNAELLYADIDNIIEIGFHEFLDSFQKKLLNIGTDIYSKYFNIEQ; encoded by the coding sequence ATGCTTAGCAGAGTTGCTGATTCAATATATTGGATGAACAGATATATCGAAAGAGCTGAAAATATAGCCAGAATAATAGATGCAAACCTGCATTTCTTTTTAGACTCAAAAATTCCTGATGCTGAACAGTGGGAACCTCTTATTTGTATTACGGGAGATCAAAATTATTTTTTCGAAAAGTACGGCAAAGTAACTAGAGAAAATGTTATTTATTTTCTGACTTTTGATAAAGAATACGATAATTCAATTATTTCATGCCTGAGATGCGCCAGAGAAAACGCAAAAAGCATAAGAGAGATAATTTCTCTTGAAATGTGGGAGCAAATTAATAAATTTTATATAATGCTTTCCGAGTTAAGTGAAAGCGAAATTACTCTTGATTTTCTGCATGAATTTTTTGAAAAAGTTAAAAATAATTGTCATCTCTTTAACGGAATATCTGACTCTACAATGTCGAGAAATGAAGGATGGCACTTCGCCAGACTTGGAAAAATGCTGGAGAGAGCTGATAAAACTTCTCGAATAATTGATATTAAATATTTCCACATTTTGCCTTCGGTTAAATTCGTCGGCTCTACTTATGACATACTGCAATGGTCAGCTATTTTAAAATCAGCAAGCGGACTTGAAATGTTTAAGAAAAAATATAAACTTATAAAACCTGATAAAATTATTGAATTTTTAATTACAGATGACGAATTTCCTCGTTCTATCAAATATTGCATCTCAAAAGCGAATGAATCAATTCATTCTATTTCTGGAACAACAAATAATTCTTTCTCTAATAAACCCGAACAAAGCCTTGGAATGCTTAATGCGGAACTTTTATACGCTGACATTGATAACATAATTGAAATTGGTTTTCACGAATTTCTAGACTCTTTTCAAAAAAAGTTGTTAAATATAGGAACGGATATTTATTCTAAATATTTTAATATTGAACAATAA